A genomic window from Pecten maximus chromosome 4, xPecMax1.1, whole genome shotgun sequence includes:
- the LOC117325292 gene encoding adhesion G protein-coupled receptor L4-like, whose amino-acid sequence MSFTAILDFRILSSTVPSPPHDTEKCSSNQQYDRYKDVCRNMTCATGSIYMDGECKRQYTSEAFKSYDVYFRITPEHDFCVASLDLFGTELSMSVFSTLNGSSSLRNSICSFAPLFMPGNEDCDGKNLSSVTYALIHVGIYLSAVHSVDQVLTELSLLDNSLIVVGSHRFTITIDSRYYGEIAFDSLIDTRRYTDPDTKKILLRLHSNRIVSNIGQYPIRHLRVTELIYCRRVFLPSKEYSVTFNEGSICLEMISLFLTNGTYKQKQNGLEMCADLYFAHVQKLSRDSPKTEVCDSIHVSTWNALGLMSLIPATMSIISLILTILTYGLFESLRTTPGKNNMFLSINILVTQCLFQFGSGQRSLGVGCVVIGVLMHYFWLSAVVWTNICSFHMFRVFSSLKAKTMSSLRDEKKHMVTYIMYSVLTPLVVVAVNILVNLVTSDWSDIGYGGCVCYISSKHMIIYTFAIPLFVILLLNIIYFVIVVMAIRRSQHSKLSSNKDNVSIFVYVKLSCVTGASWIFGFLYIWKRYDVFCYLFVILTAGQGIFIFLSFICSKRVLKMYSKLMRCPSSNRNTSSSGTNKPVLSYLSSHSQNNVHQCTTRM is encoded by the exons ATGTCGTTcacagccattttggattttagGATACTAAGTTCTACAGTCCCTTCCCCACCACATGACACCGAGAAGTGTTCATCAAATCAGCAGTACGACAGATACAAG GACGTCTGTAGAAACATGACGTGTGCTACGGGGTCAATATACATGGACGGGGAGTGTAAACGACAATACACCAGTGAGGCTTTCAAGTCTTATGACGTCTATTTCCGGATAACACCGGAACATGATTTCTGCGTGGCTTCCCTTGACCTGTTTGGTACCGAGCTGAGTATGTCTGTATTCTCAACACTTAATGGCTCCTCCTCTCTCAGGAACAGTATATGTTCGTTCGCTCCTCTATTCATGCCCGGAAATGAAGACTGCGACGGCAAGAACTTATCATCAGTAACATACGCACTGATCCATGTAGGAATCTACTTGTCTGCCGTTCATTCTGTTGACCAGGTATTGACAGAGTTGTCGTTACTGGACAACAGTTTAATCGTTGTCGGTTCCCACAGATTCACAATAACAATCGATTCGAGATATTATGGAGAAATAGCGTTTGACTCCCTCATTGACACACGGCGTTATACGGATCCCGATACAAAGAAGATACTCTTGAGGCTGCACTCCAATCGTATCGTGTCCAACATAGGCCAGTATCCTATACGACACCTGCGCGTGACGGAGTTGATATACTGCAGACGCGTGTTTTTGCCATCCAAAGAGTATAGCGTCACTTTTAATGAAGGCTCCATCTGTCTGGAAATGATCAGTCTATTTCTGACGAACGGAACATATAAACAAAAGCAGAACGGTCTAGAAATGTGTGCAGATCTTTATTTTGCGCATGTTCAAAAATTGTCACGTGATAGCCCAAAGACTGAGGTTTGTGACTCTATACATGTTAGTACATGGAATGCGTTGGGTCTTATGTCGTTGATTCCTGCAACCATGTCGATAATTTCCCTTATTTTGACTATTTTGACGTATGGCTTATTTGAATCTTTGCGAACAACACCCGGTAAAAACAATATGTTCCTATCCATAAACATCCTCGTCACTCAGTGTCTGTTTCAGTTTGGGTCGGGACAGAGATCTTTGGGAGTAGGTTGTGTTGTGATCGGTGTCTTGATGCACTACTTCTGGCTGTCGGCCGTCGTCTGGACGAACATTTGTTCCTTTCACATGTTTAGAGTTTTCTCTAGCTTGAAAGCAAAGACCATGAGTTCACTGAGAGACGAGAAAAAACACATGGTAACGTACataatgtattcagtgttgACTCCCTTGGTAGTCGTGGCTGTAAACATCCTTGTTAACTTAGTGACGTCAGACTGGTCAGACATCGGTTACGGAGGCTGCGTCtgttatatttcatcaaaacataTGATTATTTACACTTTTGCAATTCCTTTATTTGTTATTCTTTTGCTtaacataatatattttgtaattgtggTAATGGCTATTCGACGATCACAACATTCCAAACTTTCTTCTAACAAAGACAATGTATCGATCTTTGTGTATGTGAAGCTTTCCTGTGTGACCGGCGCCTCCTGGATATTTGGCTTTCTATACATCTGGAAAAGATATGACGTATTTTGTTACCTTTTCGTTATTCTTACTGCCGGACAGGGGATCTTCATCTTTTTGTCGTTCATTTGTTCCAAACGAGTTCTGAAAATGTACAGTAAATTAATGAGGTGTCCCAGTTCAAACAGAAACACATCCTCTTCCGGGACAAATAAGCCGGTATTATCATACCTGTCGTCACATTCACAGAacaatgtacatcaatgtaCAACCAGAATGTAA
- the LOC117325293 gene encoding uncharacterized protein LOC117325293, which yields MSTRRSLSHNGSIHRSQSAKSEGGRAQWSTQSFTVEEIVKQFPFPQIVKCTQQCIFTKKNTTLPVNLTQPVYLYQKRTIRKLLARNVIMDPETQRYTEMDESIVIPADYEGRFLRLNSRTAKDSTCYKQLESLVQNQVTAFLTLTKLTASVIGPGPESQDYDQVNYSPGNVLLVDRVYLGTTHLQSEGRLYSLRGGPKTQVRYLKCRDEKNLDVLLPLSQSGEFVEVIPNQNGDGRLSVDSECLIKTSKFPALVRFLSGKRRPRLTKFTGLFTLLDSFEETTLFGCVLDPRGYTMIEIPISSPLKFQLALNKNDLSSNPVVKKANKLCETNVPEFCMDIKYKFKFGQKITQTSGRNIGSLDESHMHEDLESATNSARFGVITTHIYL from the exons atgtctaCAAGACGATCCCTCAGTCATAACGGTTCTATCCACCGCTCGCAGTCTGCTAAATCCGAGGGGGGTCGGGCGCAATGGAGCACCCAATCCTTTACTGTGGAAGAAATCGTTAAACAATTCCCTTTCCCGCAAATCGTGAAATGTACCCAACAGTGCATTTTTACAAAGAAAAACACAACACTTCCAGTAAACCTCACCCAGCCAGTGTACCTTTACCAGAAAAGAACCATCCGGAAACTGCTCGCTCGCAATGTTATCATGGACCCTGAAACACAACGTTATACGGAAATGGATGAATCCATCGTCATCCCAGCAGATTACGAAG GTCGTTTTCTCCGTTTGAATTCACGAACTGCGAAGGACAGCACTTGTTATAAGCAGCTTGAGAGTTTGGTCCAGAACCAGGTGACAGCGTTCCTCACACTCACTAAACTCACAGCCAGTGTGATAGGACCTGGCCCCGAGTCCCAGGATTACGACCAGGTCAACTACAGCCCCGGTAACGTGTTACTGGTAGATCGTGTTTACCTGGGTACCACACACTTACAGAGTGAAGGCCGGCTGTACAGCCTGCGTGGCGGACCTAAAACACAGGTCAGGTACCTCAAGTGTAGAGACGAGAAAAACTTGGACGTGCTTCTTCCTCTGTCACAGTCGGGCGAATTCGTGGAGGTTATACCCAATCAAAATGGCGACGGCCGTTTGTCAGTTGATAGTGAGTGTCTTATTAAGACGTCCAAGTTCCCAGCTCTCGTGAGATTTCTCAGTGGCAAAAGGCGGCCTCGGCTGACCAAATTTACTGGCCTCTTCACTCTACTTGACTCGTTTGAGGAAACAACTCTGTTCGGATGCGTGCTTGACCCTCGTGGGTACACCATGATAGAAATTCCAATATCATCCCCACTCAAATTTCAACTGGCATTGAATAAAAACGACCTTTCCTCAAACCCAGTGGTTAAAAAGGCCAACAAATTATGTGAGACAAATGTACCGGAATTCTGTATggatatcaaatataaattcaaatttGGACAGAAAATCACCCAAACAAGCGGTCGCAATATTGGCTCCTTAGACGAAAGTCATATGCACGAGGACTTAGAGAGCGCCACCAACAGTGCTAGGTTTGGTGTGATCACcacacatatttatttgtaa
- the LOC117325295 gene encoding uncharacterized protein LOC117325295 — MLRWKVNVVKKSHDRVTADVTWSTQSFTLKGIQAAFKLPCVVKCCYESCPVDWDDFHFDLSQPLLLHSFRKVKKLQVRCIQKNESGQSQEFGPVLVIPEDYDGWFYIMKSDDSRPKLHKTVASLAGEPVSKFYVASSLSYLALYGEPGDKKPQTVDSRHMEAGEILEGSQTAGTATLKKVLKVNTENVPGGQFLICTDEKDDKMILPLSKNGKFYKLADDTEESDGLRKIADIISKRDQFPFKIRHVIGELPALSSSYRNVLQCLDVIEEETVLASTLDKMTMIPLELQLDSPFKFKMGLNEIQLRKTNNYAEALHMCETDGEAYVRGIKIAFTITPESPLMASTTSIESDGSMVSLSKLSDSLENDTKTVSLRSVEASASTQERASYAETESSLDDVPSYYDTGSEIEEEDAQSEFMFEWAPPETVKRLSSKKKTAVKIPVPPKVFNSSINKINSPKSSVEENINAIWNEQPDVV; from the exons ATGCTCCGGTGGAAAGTAAATGTCGTGAAGAAATCCCACGACCGCGTGACAGCTGATGTGACATGGAGTACACAATCGTTCACGTTAAAGGGAATCCAGGCAGCATTCAAACTTCCCTGTGTTGTGAAGTGTTGTTACGAGTCCTGTCCCGTGGACTGGGACGATTTTCACTTTGATCTCTCCCAGCCCTTGTTGCTCCACAGCTTCCGAAAGGTCAAGAAACTCCAGGTCAGATGTATTCAGAAAAATGAGAGTGGTCAGTCGCAGGAATTTGGCCCCGTTCTGGTCATTCCAGAAGACTACGATG GTTGGTTTTATATCATGAAGTCTGACGATTCACGACCAAAGCTCCACAAGACGGTAGCATCTCTAGCCGGAGAACCAGTTTCCAAGTTCTATGTGGCCTCCAGCCTCAGCTACCTCGCTCTTTACGGGGAACCCGGGGATAAGAAACCTCAGACAGTGGACAGTAGACATATGGAGGCAGGGGAAATCCTAGAAGGCTCACAAACAGCTGGAACTGCAACTCTTAAAAAGGTGCTGAAAGTGAATACCGAAAACGTTCCAGGAGGACAATTTCTCATCTGTACAGATGAAAAGGATGATAAAATGATACTGCCTTTGTCAAAGAATGGTAAATTTTATAAATTAGCTGACGACACGGAAGAATCCGACGGACTGAGGAAGATAGCGGATATAATATCAAAGAGAGACCAGTTTCCTTTCAAAATCAGACATGTCATTGGGGAGCTTCCCGCCTTATCCTCTAGTTATAGAAACGTTTTACAGTGTTTAGATGTGATTGAGGAGGAAACGGTACTGGCGTCGACGCTAGACAAAATGACAATGATACCGCTAGAACTGCAGCTTGACTCTCCGTTTAAATTCAAGATGGGATTAAATGAGATTCAGTTAAGAAAAACGAATAATTACGCCGAGGCTTTGCATATGTGTGAAACTGATGGGGAGGCTTACGTCAGAGGGATCAAAATAGCCTTCACTATTACTCCTGAAAGTCCTCTTATGGCTTCTACAACTTCTATCGAAAGTGATGGTAGCATGGTGTCCCTGTCAAAGCTATCAGATTCTTTAGAAAATGACACTAAGACTGTGTCACTGCGAAGTGTTGAGGCTTCCGCATCAACACAAGAACGAGCATCATATGCAGAAACTGAGTCATCGTTAGATGATGTCCCGTCATATTATGACACCGGAAGTGAAATAGAAGAAGAAGATGCTCAGTCGGAGTTCATGTTTGAATGGGCGCCACCGGAAACAGTAAAACGTTTGTCATCCAAGAAAAAAACAGCTGTAAAGATACCAGTGCCTCCTAAAGTGTTTAACAGTTCGATCAATAAAATTAACAGCCCGAAATCCTCAGTAGAGGAAAATATAAATGCTATATGGAATGAACAACCGGATGTAGTATAG